The following are from one region of the Trichoderma breve strain T069 chromosome 5, whole genome shotgun sequence genome:
- a CDS encoding starter unit:ACP transacylase in aflatoxin biosynthesis domain-containing protein: MESMTMSGPSTSTDAVQVFVFGDQSSCSLSNLQLLLLKKNNPYLTSFIEQANYILRHEIAQLTAAERQSFPAFSSIQNLVARGIKKEKNAAFESTLATIYQICCFINYFGDGQHAYPTGSNSYVSGLCIGALTAAAISSSKSLSELVQTGVDAVRVSLRVGLLVARTAALFGRPESGSTSSWSYVVSESQFPLELAKKAIASYREKANIPPLSSPYVSAKGQNSWTVSGPPAIVQDFLKTSQFGETLKFSPIAVHAPFHAPHIFTVEDVEHILQGVGSVSDLSGKISFISSSFSRKSLSEKKFKNLLYHAVEGILILPLDLGETAGNIQQSLKTSFEPVVSKRVVVVDSIMEAIAAGPEPTARNSAKHSESKIAIIGLDVHRPVPPDRYNGELYYDPTGKKKNTSKINHGCWINEPGLFDAKFFNISPKEAEQSDPGQRLALATAYEALEMAGVVADRTPSTQRDRVGVFYGMTSGNRAFTPGKINYFFKYCGPSVSVDTACSSSLAAIHLACNSIWRNECDMAIAGGTNVMSNPDSFAGLDRGHFLSTTGNCNTFDDAADGYCRADAVGTVVLKRLDDAIADHDPILGVILGALTNHSAESVSITRPHCGAQEEIFSKLLSETGVHPHEVSYIEMHGTGTQAGDATEMSSVLSCFAPSTKRLPHESLHLGSTKANVGHSESASGVTALIKVLMMMEKNMIPPHCGIKGKINHKFPTDLKERNVHIAFKPTEWKRRAEFNNIRRTFVNNFSAAGGNTALILEDYPELTRSSLQDPRTAHVVTISAKSIPSLKGNIQKMRAYVQQNMSTEGFLSKLAYTTTARRMHHPFRVAITAASCEQLLDALNDEVKKDSYKRSPEAPVAFVFSGQGSQYSAMGQHLLQFATFRDEINSYDMLAQRHGLPSIMPLIDGSVDIDDLEPLVVQLGTTCVQMALASLWESLGMKPTYVLGHSLGHYAALKAAGVLTASDTIYVVGMRARLLQAKCTKGSHAMLAIRSSVDQVQAYLDASIYDIACVNGPQDTVVSGRVDDIESLSQKLAADGVKATKVNVPFAFHSAQVDPVLEELEKIASHVTFHPARVPIGCPLLAKTSLVGETPFFDAKHISRHCREAVNFRDVLQSARDDGLVSDKTVWIELGPHTTLSSTLSTLYGQGLSIAWDEFHHDFEACKEVLRLPAYSWDNKRYWIEYVYDWLLTRGDPPLQIEAAPLPAPTSTFSTASVHRIVSEGVDNGKLTITAECEFTSEQLHEVVYGHVVNGNRVCSSSLYTDFGVTLGMYVLEKYRMDLKDYAVDVQKMVINKPLVHKEGPQMLLRIDIKHDMNGSDTAIMSIYSVNAKGSKTVDHAKSTLYFGQPKVWLQNWESPQYYVERSIDWLKEKADAGLNSRLSSGVIYKLFSSLVDYSNAYKGMQEAIINADDFEATALVRFQVDEGNFRCNPMWVDCCGHLAGFLMNGHSKTPKDQVYINHGWDTFRTVRKFHKDKTYRTYVRMRPYEGTIYAGDVYIFDDEGIVGVCGNIKFQGISRKVLDSAMPPPKSANEPQGTTRLTTAAVKEVPKTAAIAEPLSRVAGNRQIEPMKLDAALKSASAARDPMQAVRKIVAEEIGIPLASVQDDLDFTDYGVDSLLSLNISGRLREELDIDVPSSVFETCPTLADFAAHLGFNTSSSDESSEQSSVFDTMSPTSEPFGSVSNATTPPARSQRESMSTSMGKDMAAILAEEIGVSASEIMNGADLGELGMDSLMSLTVLGRLREELELELEDDFFISHPTFESFQYLFQQELEQEIVQEVAQVVQEVAPKMSAELQKYRATSTLLQGSPKTATYTLFLFPDGSGSATSYGPIDAIGKDVCVYGLNCPWLKDAEKLVQFGLKGLASLYVQEVRRRVPHGPYNVGGWSAGGICAYEAAIQFTREGETVQRLILLDSPNPIGLEKLPARLFDFINGLGLFGSGKAPDWLLAHFLAFIDALDDWKPVPWDKAVDGKAPAPKTFILWAEDGVCKNTTERPEYRDDDPREMRWLLEQRTNFGGNNWDVLLGERNLNIKRIQDANHFTMLHKGKNTERVAAFIKSSFV, translated from the exons ATGGAGAGCATGACCATGAGCGGACCAAGCACCAGCACTGACGCTGTTCAGGTATTCGTGTTTGGAGATCAGAGTAGCTGCAGCTTGTCGAACTtacagctgcttcttctgaagaagaacaacCCTTACTTGACGTCTTTCATTGAGCAAGCCAACTACATCCTCAGACATGAAATAGCTCAGCTTACCGCTGCGGAGCGTCAATCGTTTCCTGCTTTTTCCAGCATACAGAATCTTGTAGCTCGAGGgatcaagaaagagaagaacgCAGCATTTGAAAGCACTTTGGCAACTATTTACCAGATCTGTTGCTTTATCAA CTActttggagatggccaaCACGCGTATCCAACCGGTTCGAATAGCTACGTCTCTGGATTATGCATCGGAGCATTAACCGCAGCCGCGATTTCTTCGTCAAAGTCTCTCAGCGAGCTAGTGCAAACAGGTGTCGACGCCGTTCGGGTGTCGCTTAGAGTTGGCCTCTTAGTTGCCCGAACGGCAGCCTTGTTCGGACGTCCGGAGTCTGGTAGTACCTCGTCTTGGTCATACGTTGTTTCGGAGTCACAATTTCCGCTGGAACTAGCTAAAAAGGCCATTGCGTCCTACAGAGAGAAAGCC AACATTCCACCACTCTCCTCGCCCTATGTCAGCGCCAAGGGCCAAAACTCTTGGACTGTCAGTGGTCCACCGGCAATTGTGCAGGACTTCCTAAAGACTTCGCAATTTGGAGAGACATTGAAGTTTTCCCCCATCGCTGTGCATGCACCGTTTCACGCACCGCACATTTTCACCGTCGAGGATGTTGAACACATTCTTCAAGGTGTTGGATCGGTCAGCGACTTATCTGGCAAAATATCATTCATTTCCAGCTCTTTCAGTCGCAAGTCTCTCAGCGAGAAGAAATTCAAGAACTTGCTCTACCATGCTGTTGAGGGTATTCTCATCCTCCCGCTGGATCTGGGAGAGACAGCTGGAAACATACAGCAA AGTCTCAAAACGTCATTTGAACCTGTGGTGTCGAAAAGAGTCGTGGTAGTTGACAGTATCATGGAAGCCATCGCGGCAGGCCCTGAGCCCACTGCCCGAAACTCTGCTAAACACAGCGAGTCTaagattgccatcatcg GGCTTGACGTTCATCGGCCTGTACCACCAGACAGATACAACGGAGAGCTATACTATGATCCCactgggaaaaagaagaacacaAGCAAGATCAACCATGGATGCTGGATCAACGAGCCGGGCTTGTTTGATGCAAAGttcttcaacatctctcCCAAAGAGGCAGAACAGTCCGACCCTGGACAGCGCTTAGCTTTAGCAACGGCGTACGAGGCTCTTGAGATGGCAGGTGTCGTTGCTGATAGAACACCATCGACTCAACGAGACCGTGTTGGAGTTTTCTACGGCATGACCA GTGGGAATCGAGCCTTTACACCAGGAAAGATAAATTATTTCTTCAAGTATTGCGGCCCATCAGTCAGTGTCGACACTGCATGCTCATCCAGTCTTGCAGCTATTCACTTAGCTTGCAACTCTATCTGGCGCAATGAATGCGATATGGCCATTGCAGGTGGCACAAATGTCATGTCAAACCCCGACAGCTTTGCAGGGCTGGATCGCGGGCATTTCCTCTCAACGACAGGTAACTGCAACACCTTTGACGATGCAGCCGACGGTTACTGCCGAGCAGACGCCGTCGGTACTGTCGTTCTCAAGAGGCTGGATGATGCAATTGCAGACCATGATCCTATCCTAGGAGTCATTCTCGGCGCTCTTACCAATCACTCTGCCGAATCTGTGTCAATTACCAGACCACACTGCGGCGCTCAAGAGGAGATTTTCTCTAAGCTACTGAGTGAGACTGGCGTCCATCCTCATGAAGTCAGCTACATCGAAATGCATGGCACCGGAACCCAAGCCGGTGATGCAACTGAGATGTCCTCTGTTCTTAGCTGCTTTGCTCCATCGACAAAGCGACTGCCGCATGAGAGCCTTCACTTGGGCTCAACAAAGGCAAACGTCGGCCACTCTGAATCTGCATCTGGTGTGACAGCACTGATCAAGgttctgatgatgatggagaagaacaTGATTCCACCGCATTGTGGAatcaagggcaagatcaATCACAAGTTTCCGACTGATTTGAAGGAACGCAACGTCCATATTGCTTTCAAGCCCACGGAGTGGAAGAGACGAGCGGAGTTTAACAATATTCGCCGCACCTTTGTCAACAActtttctgctgctggcggcaaCACTGCACTAATTCTGGAGGACTATCCAGAACTCACCAGGAGCTCACTGCAAGATCCTCGAACTGCCCATGTGGTGACGATATCTGCCAAATCTATTCCATCTCTTAAAGGAAATATCCAGAAGATGAGAGCCTATGTGCAGCAGAATATGTCCACAGAAGGCTTCCTGAGCAAGCTTGCCTATACAACTACAGCTCGGCGTATGCATCATCCTTTCCGTGTTGCAATCACCGCTGCAAGCTGTGAGCAGCTCCTAGACGCTTTGAATGATGAGGTGAAGAAGGACAGTTACAAACGCTCCCCGGAAGCACCCGTCGCCTTTGTCTTCAGCGGTCAAGGGTCGCAGTATAGCGCCATGGGCCAGCATTTGCTCCAGTTTGCGACCTTCCGTGATGAGATCAACTCCTACGACATGTTGGCACAGCGACATGGGTTGCCATCAATTATGCCACTGATCGATGGCTCTGTCGATATTGATGACCTTGAGCCACTGGTTGTCCAACTCGGTACCACTTGTGTTCAGATGGCACTTGCAAGCCTCTGGGAATCATTGGGTATGAAGCCAACCTACGTGCTCGGCCATAGTCTAGGCCACTACGCCGCATTGAAAGCCGCTGGTGTTCTCACGGCAAGTGATACAATCTACGTGGTCGGTATGAGGGCTCGCCTCCTTCAAGCCAAATGCACCAAGGGAAGCCACGCTATGCTGGCAATTCGAAGCAGCGTCGATCAGGTTCAGGCATACCTAGACGCAAGTATCTATGACATCGCCTGCGTTAACGGCCCTCAAGATACTGTTGTCAGTGGCCGGGTCGATGACATCGAAAGCCTCTCTCAGAAGCTTGCGGCTGATGGCGTCAAAGCGACAAAGGTCAATGTTCCGTTCGCGTTCCATTCAGCTCAGGTTGACCCTGTACTAGAGGAGCTTGAAAAAATTGCCTCTCACGTTACATTCCACCCTGCAAGAGTACCAATCGGCTGTCCTCTCTTAGCCAAGACCTCCCTTGTTGGTGAGACACCTTTCTTTGATGCCAAGCACATCAGCCGCCACTGTAGGGAGGCCGTGAACTTCCGAGATGTTCTGCAGTCTGCCAGAGATGATGGCTTAGTCTCCGATAAGACAGTCTGGATCGAGCTCGGCCCGCACACA actctctcttcaactctcTCAACTTTGTATGGTCAAGGGTTATCCATCGCATGGGATGAATTCCACCATGACTTTGAAGCCTGCAAAGAAGTCCTGCGACTGCCCGCTTACAGCTGGGATAACAAGAGATACTGGATTGAGTACGTGTATGATTGGCTACTCACAAGAGGCgatcctcctcttcaaatTGAGGCTGCTCCATTGCCAGCACCCACATCCACTTTCTCAACTGCTTCAGTGCATCGAATTGTCAGTGAAGGTGTTGACAATGGAAAGCTTACCATTACCGCGGAGTGTGAATTCACGAGCGAGCAGTTACACGAAGTGGTATATGGTCACGTTGTTAATGGCAATCGCGTTTGCTCATCG TCATTGTACACAGATTTCGGAGTCACATTGGGCATGTATGTCCTCGAGAAATATCGCATGGATCTCAAGGATTACGCGGTAGATGTCCAGAAGATGGTCATCAATAAGCCTCTGGTTCACAAAGAAGGCCCTCAAATGCTCCTCAGGATTGACATCAAGCACGACATGAATGGTAGCGATACTGCAATCATGTCTATTTATAGTGTCAATGCTAAGGGAAGCAAGACTGTCGACCATGCTAAAAGCACACTCTACTTTGGTCAACCCAAGGTCTGGCTTCAGAATTGGGAGAGCCCTCAATACTATGTGGAGAGAAGCATCGATTGGCTCAAAGAGAAGGCTGATGCAGGTCTCAACAGCCGCCTCTCTTCTGGTGTCATTTACAAGCTCTTTTCCAGCTTGGTCGATTACAGCAATGCTTATAAAGGAATGCaggaagccatcatcaatgCCGACGACTTTGAAGCGACCGCTCTGGTTCGGTTCCAAGTTGATGAGGGCAACTTCCGCTGCAACCCCATGTGGGTAGACTGCTGCGGTCACCTTGCCGGATTCTTGATGAACGGACATTCCAAGACCCCCAAGGACCAAGTGTATATCAACCATGGCTGGGATACTTTCAGAACCGTGAGAAAATTTCACAAGGACAAGACGTATCGTACTTACGTCAGGATGCGGCCTTATGAAGGCACCATTTATGCCGGAGATGTTTACATCTTCGACGATGAAGGCATCGTTGGTGTCTGCGGTAATATCAAG TTCCAAGGTATTTCCCGAAAGGTGCTCGACAGCgcgatgccgccgccaaagtcTGCAAACGAGCCTCAAGGCACTACGCGTCTGACCACTGCTGCTGTTAAAGAGGTGCCTAAGACAGCAGCAATTGCGGAACCTCTGAGCCGCGTTGCTGGCAATCGCCAAATTGAGCCCATGAAGCTCGATGCAGCTTTGAAGtcggcttctgctgcaagGGACCCTATGCAGGCTGTTCGCAAGATCGTGGCCGAGGAGATTGGTATTCCTCTGGCCAGCGTTCAAGATGATCTTGACTTTACAGATTATGGGGTTGACTCACTTCTTTCTCTCAACATTTCTGGTCGACTCCGCGAGGAACTTGATATAGATGTTCCCTCGTCCGTCTTCGAAACCTGCCCAACACTCGCAGATTTTGCTGCTCATCTTGGCTTCAACACGTCCTCATCGGATGAGTCTTCTGAACAGTCAAGTGTATTTGACACCATGTCCCCCACCAGTGAGCCTTTTGGGTCAGTTAGCAATGCGACTACCCCTCCAGCTCGAAGTCAGCGAGAGTCTATGTCTACCAGTATGGGCAAAGATATGGCGGCTATCTTAGCTGAGGAGATTGGAGTGTCTGCGAGCGAGATCATGAATGGCGCCGATCTGGGTGAGTTGGGCATGGATTCTCTAATGTCACTGACTGTACTCGGCCGTCTCCGTGAAGAGTTGGAACTCGAGTTGGAGGATGACtttttcatctctcatccCACTTTTGAATCTTTCCAGTACCTCTTCCAACAAGAGCTCGAACAAGAAATTGTGCAAGAAGTCGCGCAAGTGGTGCAAGAAGTAGCGCCAAAGATGTCTGCAGAGTTGCAGAAGTATCGCGCAACTTCAACCCTCCTACAGGGCAGCCCCAAGACTGCGACCTATACGCTGTTCCTCTTCCCAGACGGTTCTGGTTCCGCAACTTCATATGGACCCATTGACGCAATCGGCAAGGACGTCTGTGTGTATGGTCTCAACTGCCCATGGCTCAAAGATGCCGAGAAACTGGTTCAGTTTGGTCTCAAGGGCCTTGCATCGCTGTACGTCCAAGAGGTTAGACGCAGAGTACCTCATGGGCCATACAATGTAGGTGGATGGTCCGCAGGAGGCATTTGCGCCTATGAAGCGGCAATTCAATTCACTCGCGAAGGTGAAACCGTCCAGCGTCTTATCCTCCTCGACTCTCCCAACCCTATTGGTCTAGAGAAGCTACCCGCACGGTTGTTCGATTTCATCAACGGCCTGGGACTTTTTGGTTCCGGCAAAGCACCGGATTGGCTTCTTGCGCATTTCCTCGCGTTTatcgatgctcttgatgattGGAAGCCAGTCCCCTGGGATAAAGCAGTCGATGGTAAAGCGCCGGCGCCGAAGACATTTATTCTCTGGGCTGAAGATGGTGTGTGCAAGAATACTACTGAACGCCCAGAGTATAGAGATGATGATCCCCGAGAAATGCGGTGGTTGCTTGAGCAGCGAACCAACTTTGGAGGTAACAATTGGGATGTTTTGCTAGGAGAGAGGAACCTCAACATCAAACGTATACAGGATGCAAACCACTTTACCATGTTACACAAGGGTAAGAACACCGAACGTGTGGCGGCGTTCATCAAGAGCTCCTTTGTTTAG